From Piliocolobus tephrosceles isolate RC106 chromosome 16, ASM277652v3, whole genome shotgun sequence, the proteins below share one genomic window:
- the LOC111520249 gene encoding thymosin beta-4, whose product MSDKPDMAEIEKFDKSKLKKTETQEKNPLPSKETIEQEKQAGES is encoded by the coding sequence ATGTCTGACAAACCAGATATGGCTGAGATCGAGAAATTCGATAAGTCgaaactgaagaagacagagaCGCAAGAGAAAAATCCACTGCCTTCCAAAGAAACGATTGAACAGGAGAAGCAAGCAGGCGAATCGTAA